The window tagattctttagactcaaacttatcatcatcgttatcgtactcatagtgtatctcttatttcatatggctattcatgaacaagggctcttagttttcttgaagataggaaattcatgaagaaggaggaaattcatgtcataagattcatgccttagaaagaaaggtctagcctcacataccttttgcgtataactaatctatcgcttgcttgctctcctttaatgccacgtttctaccttcaagagaagtcgcatgaacgttagctaatcaactataagaacgtgttactatttctaggaaaaattgggcagcatttcctttgtttctacaacttttcccatattctatatcaactcccaaacgttcataacaatattcacaatatcacaaacaacaattcatctacatttcccacaattcaccattttccttcaacttctccacaattatggttatagctcactattgcgttttctcatatataatacttattccatggtataaatgtcattcataacctatttacaatcacacttcatcaatgatcatgactcaatcctaaccactactcaacaatgacactattcactcatttgtgacccattttatatgtctttctacaatccatgtgtttcaacttctcaatatcttaaacatcatgaaaatatcataaaacttaccttagatattgtaggaacaagccttgagtagtaatactcttcttgcaccaaaaaccctaactcacttcctttgaaatttcttggcttagatgactttaatgggtttcatactcttgattcttgttggtttgatgaagttgatcatggttttcctttgatttcttatggatgaatgttgaagagtgttctagagttttcttgaagtgttgagaagtgaaatgaagtgaaatgaaatgaaagagaggtccttatattaattcatgaaatcagtcccgaccacaatatacggaccaacatacggtccgtacaatttatacgggcagtatgtttggctgtatgtttggtccagtgagtgaTGGAATTCTGGCCTAAttatatggccagacatacggccagtataaattatacggccagtatgttgggccgtataatgcccagttcatccgaactccgtctcgtcgactcgtttgatctccaatccttatggaaccttcttgacacttgtttaacacctcaataccaatctaagggacgttatcactcgtctctaaAGCGTTTTTACGCCATTGCTAACTTGTCGcttataattcttacccgacacataacatatcctttactttccttaacaaccttcttcccttacgtcaaatatctttgaatctcgattagggtcatcaaattctacttcttacttatcaaatcatcatatAAGTCGGGAtcttcactagcctattcactgtacgttaacgggaaattttccaaggtgtaacaaaaacCATATGTTCCCCTGCCTGGATTGCCCTAGATGCTCCATCTGTGCTACACGGAATCCAACCTTGTGGTGGTGGTTTCCATATTACTTTAGTGACCCTTAATCTTTGTTTATATCCCTCTAGTAGCAGAATCATGTCATTCCAATTATGAGGAATTTGCTTGATAAAAAGATCTGTGTATTGAACCAACCTCTGAATAGTAGAGaaaatttgatatatatatatatatatatatatatctacccATTGATCTCTGTTCTACATGTTTCAAGGCGTTTCTTCTCTTCCATATTTCTCAAACTACAATAGCAGGCACAGTATGAAATATTGGCTTAAGTCTCTGTGCCAAAGGGGTTGTCCACCATTTCACTATGATTTGTTGTAATTGTAGTCCTTTAATATTCAGACctgcaaaagaagaaaaataggaTCAAGTCCTGTTAGCAAAAAGATGTTGAATTGTCTCCTCCTTAGGACTTGAACAACACCAACATATAGATGCCAAATTtatattcatcttcttcaacaCCTCATCCAATGGTAATTTAAATTTCCAACATCTCCATACGAAGAAGGAAATTTTGAATGGCAATCCCTTTATCCACATATACTTAAATATTTTCTGTTCTTGTCCTCTCAGCCTTAAATAATCCCATGCAGATCTTATTGAGCAGTCTCCCTTATTGTCAAGTATCCACCATGGTGTATCAAGTCCCTTATCATTAGCTGGAGGTGTGATAGTACTAATAATATGTAGTACTATATCCCCTGGAGAATTGCTGCCAACCTCTGTGTATCCCATCACCCATTTTCAACCAACTCATTCACATTCTGCACATTGTCATCATAGTAACCCTCTCCTGTGGCATAGTATAGGGCACCCAATCCAAGTCCAATTATCAAACAAAAATTGTGCATCACCCATTTTTGTTTGCCACCAAATGTGATGTTCAATTAAATATGCCTGTCCTGTATATCTTCTTCCAAGCTTGTGTTCCATACTTCTACTGTGTTATCACTGCATTTACTTTCTTGCAGTATTTATTACTCATGTAAGCCCTCCATAAGGTAGGTGAAGTTCTAAATTTCCACCAAATTTTACAGTATAGTGCCATAGACACATCATGCATTGATCTAAATCCCAAACCACACTCCTTCTCAGGTAGACACAAATGTAACCATGTAACCCAACGTCTGCTTTTCCCCCCTACAGTATTACTCCAGAAAAATTGTGCAAAAATCTTATGCATTTGTTTAATGACTCCATCTGGTGGATTATCTGCAGAAAATAAATGAATAGGTAAACCTTGTAACACATGTTTAATCAGTATTTCCCTTCCCCCAAATGATAGCATCTTTCCTTTCCATGCTTGTAGTTTATTCGTGATCTTCATCAAGATTGGATTATAATAATCCTTTCTTCTACTACTATAAAATATAGGGGATCCCAAATATGTAAATGGGAATTGTTTCCTTCCTATACCAGTAGCAACTTCAACCATAGCCTTGATACCCCCAGTAACATTATAATGGAGATACACTGCACTTTTCTCTTTATTAATTTTTTGCCCAGATGCCTGTTCATATTTcttcaacctttttttttttaattaaaaccacCAAGCAGATTGCCTGATAGTGTTTTATTAAAAACTCAAGTTCTATACAAAAGCTAAAATACAGAAAATAAAGGAATATAATACATGAAACCAAACTAAAGGAAAGCTAAAATATTGTCCATTGCAAATCCTTTGGCCTTGACTTGATACCATGTTgacacctcaagctctcaccaggtgctatggatcCACAGTCCATTGAATTAAACTTCAGGCCTCAAGGATGGAATAGAATTCCTTCAGAAAGTTCCTCATGTTCAGCTATTTTTGTGTTTGATCCAGGCCTATGTGGTGTTGACCTTTTCCTTCAAGAATGATTGTATAAAAGGATCCTTTGGAGAAGTGACAACAGAATGAGCATGTAATCACACTAATACCACTGTTGTAACCTGTCCAAAAGTACTTATATTCATTCTGCTAAATCTGTTCTAGGCCTGAGTACTGCAGTTTTGACATACTACAGAATCCTCATTGCATATGTTAATCTCCTGGAATCTGATGATCTTTGGCTTGTCTGATTCTGATGCATGGTATCTGTGCTTTTTCAGTATTCAAATCTGCTTTGCTTGCCTTGGAAGTGATTGGTAGCTATTGAACTGATgttcacctgcaaaatcaaaaacaaagtTAGTCAAAAAATCTGCCAATCCATTTCCTTCCCTCAGTACATGCTCCACTCTCACTTTCTTATCCCTCCTCAACCTTGTAATATCCTTTATGATCAAAGAGATACTCCATGGCACTTCCCATTGTCCTGTCAAGATCATTTTAAGAGTCATTGAATCAGTCTCCAAGATTACAGGCAATAGATCATTTGTTACACAGTATTTAAACCCCTCCTGTAATGCCATTGCTTCAGCAACTAAATTTGATCAATCTGATATTCTTCTAGCTGCAGCATGCACTAGGTCTCCCTCATAGTTCCTAATACAAAATGCCACTGAGCTTGGCCATGGATTGCCTCTAGAAGCACCATCTGAGTTACACTTAAACCACCCTTGCATAGGCAAATTCCATCTCACTATCTTGCTCACTAGATGTGGTCTGTATGTTTCAATCATCGGCATAATTTGTTGAAGAGACTTTGGTACTTGCATTCTTGGATGTCTAACTCTGCACATCTGATGTATGGTCAAATTTATTTCATATATTGATTGTCATCTTCCCTCCATGAACCATTTGCCACACTGTGATCACTCGAATGGCTCTAATAATATATTTGAACTTAGATGAAAAATCAGCATTCCACCAGACCTGTATCACTTGTTTCACCTGAAGCAAAGTTGTTGTAATTCCTACAGCAGCTTTAACATATCTCCAAACCTGTGAAGCAATTTTCCCTATGACAAATAGATGATCTACAGTTTCACATTGTTTAGGATCACAACAATATCATTTTCCTTCTGTGTCAATCCCAATCCTTCTCACTATATCCCCTACTGGTAGTTTGCATTTCCACAATCTCCAGAAAAAGAATGAGATTTTGAAAGGCAAACCTGGTATCCACATGTTTTTGTATATATCAGACTTCCCAGCTTTCCTTCTTAAGAGCTCCCATGCACTTCCAACTGTAAATTTACCAGATGTTGTCATTATCCACCTTGGTTTATCCCATTCTTCTGTAGATTCATGAAAGTCTAATTCTTCCAGTATATGATCAACAATATCAATAGGAAAAAGCTGTTGTAGTTTACTCATGTTCCACTCATCCTGATTTCTCAATTCCTTGACATCTTGTACTGTTTCATCCACAACAAAATCATCAGGAACAAAGTAGTATAAAGCTCCAAGTTTTGTCCAATTATCAAAACAGATATTAGCAGTTCCACTACTTAGCTCCCACCACATTTCATGCTCCATGTTGTCTCTAGCTTCTAACATCATTTTCCAGACCTGAAAGCCTCCTTTCCAAGGCACATACTGAGGGTAGTGCCTTTTACAATACTTGTTCCACATATAATTTTACCATAGAGTATTTGTAGTTCTAAATTTCCACCAGAGTTTAGCACATAATGCTTTAGAAACATCAAATAAGGATCTGAAGCCAACTTCACCTTCCTCCTTTGGCAAGCACAGATTCATCCATGAAGACCAatgtcttcttcttccttcttcactATTATTCCAGAAAAATCTTGCAAACACCCTATGCAGATCATATATAACACCCTTTGGAGGTCTGATAGCTGAGAGTAGGTGAATTGGCATACTCAGTAAAACACTGTTGATCAAAACAGCTTTTCCTCCAAAAGATAAAAGTCTTCCTTTCCAAGCTGCCAGTTTGTCCTTCACTTTTTTGATCAAATCACTATAATCAGCCTTTCTCTTTCTTGCATGTGTGATTGGGCAACCTAAGTATGTGAAAGGGAAAGATCCTCTAGTAAAACCAGTAATAGCCTCCACCTGCTGCACTATCACATTTGCAACTTTACTATGCATGTAGAAGGAACTTTTTCCTTTGTTGATAAGCTGCCCTGACATCTACTCATACTCCTGTAATATTCCCATGATCAGCTGCAATGAAGTAGCATCCGCAGATGAGAATataatagtatcatctgcataagaaAGATGATTCAAATTAgcactccatttaggcattcCATATCTTCTAAAGCCATTGTCCTCAAATAAAGAGTTCAATGCTCTAGACAGCACTTCTGCAGACAAAATAAACAAAGCAGGAGAGAGTGGATCTCCTTGCTTAACACCTCTTGTTGAATGGAAAAATCCAGAAGCCTGTCCATTGAATAGAAATGAGTACCAATTGTTTGCTATAAATCTCCATATCATATCTATAAATActtctgcaaatcccatcttcctCAGGACTCTTGCCAAAAAATCccatgatactctatcataggCCTTAGCCTTATCCAATTTAAGCACCACATTAGCTGGTTTTCCCCTAAGTCTTATATCTGAAACCACCTCTTGAGTTAACAGTACATTCTCAATGATACATCTTCCCTTTACAAAACCAGACTGATTAGCAAATATCAAAGAAGGCAAAACATTTTCAAGTTTATTTTGCACCACTCTAGAGATCACTTTATTTATAAACTTACTAAGACTTATGGGCCTCATATCTGCAAAGGACTCAACATTATTCTTCTTTGGGATCAGAACCAGATTTGTATGAGTTATGGACTTTGGCAAAGTATGTCCTTTAAAGAAAACCTTCACTACATTATACACATCAGCTCCCACAATTTCCCAGCATACTTGATAAAATGCTCCTATCATACCATCTGGACCACCTGAGCTATCTCCTGATAGATCAAAAACTGCATTCTTAACATCTTCTAGAGTTGGCATGCTGGTAAGTATTTGATTTTTCTCCTGAGTAACCATATTAGGAACATGTTGCAGCAATGAGAAATTTGAGGAGATATCCTCCTGTGTAAACTGATGATGACAAAATTGAGTTGCTTCCTCAGCTAGAGCATCTTCCCCCTCAATTCAACTTCCATCTTACTTTTTCATCCGTTTGACCTGCAATCTCTTCCTCCTACCATTTACCATATTGTGGGAAAACCTTGTATTTCTATCCCCCTCagaaaagcaagtaaaatgagatTTCTGTCTCCAGAACTCCTTCTCATAATGCATATACTTCTTCAATTCTGCTTGTGCTAGTTGGAGAACCATCCTGTTTGCAGGAGAAGGATCATCTTCAAAAAGTTGTTCTTTAACTCTCACAATATCTTCCCTTGCTACAAGTTGCTTGACGATATCCCCAAAGGTAGCTTTACTCCATTCTGATAAAACAGACTTAACTTTTTTAAGCTTCAGTTTAAAAGTAATGAGTTCATCTGCTTCAAAATTAGTATTCCACCCTTGATTCACAACCTCTAAGAAGGATTCATGTCCTATCCAAAACTTTAGAAATCTGAAAGGATTCCTTACATGTTGAGATGAATTTCCACAAGTAAGTAGAAAAGGAGCATGATCAGAACCAGTTCTAGATAAATGTTCAACTTCCATGTGACCAAACCAATCATGTAGTTTTGAGTTAGTGAGCATTCTGTCCAACCTTTTAAAAATACAATCTCTACcagctctaccattccaccatgtgaataAGCTCCCTTTAAAAGAAACTTCAAATAGTTCACTTAAGTTCACACAGAATGCAAAATCTTCATACTCATCTGGATAAACTGGCAGACCCCCTATTTTCTCATCTTCATGCATAATGacattgaaatcccctcccacAAGCCAGGGCACTTCCATTTGATCAGCCAGGTTATACAAGTTATCCCAAAGACTAATTCTTTCCAATGCTTCACACTTTGCATAAATCATAGTAGTCATAAGAATGTTATTATCCTCCTGAAAATTTAGCTTAACTGTAATCTGTTGATCTGTATCCTGAATCACCTCTATATTTATATTATCATTTATAAAGAACCAAATTTTACCATTGCAGTTATGATGTGCATACCTCATTCCCAATCTCCTTCTAAATCCTTGAATGTTTCTAACATGCTGAAATGGTTCCATCAAAGCAATAATGGAGAATTTATGATGCCTATGTAACATTTGCACTCTATGAAAAGCTTGCTGTGAATTCACAGACCTGATATTCCAAAATAGAGTCTTCATAGAGATTTATTGACATTTTTCACAGCTCTATTTGGCAATATTCTTATAGGCTGAATATCCACTACACTTTGTTGTTTGCCCTTCTTACTCCCTTTCTGCATGGACTTTGGAGAAATATCAGCTTCCTTAGCTACCTGATTAAACACCTGCTCTATGGATTTCTCATCTACCCCATCTTTAGCACTACTACTTATATGAAGCTGTTCAGGTACTACCATATCTGATAGATTATGGGACACTACATCATGCAGTTCCTTAAAAGGAAAAGGTTTCTTCAGGGGTCGAATTTGTTGATCTTGACCATTTTCCATCAGATCCACATGCAAATCATCAGGCTCCTCCCTTTCAGGTAGGTAGGATCCCACTCCATCATGATTTATAGAAAAATTCAAATGATCCTCCTGTCTGAGCACAATTGGAATAGGAAATTCCTTCTGAGTATGCTCCTGATTAAAGACTATGTTGCTTAGCTCATGATCCTGAGCTAACTTGTCCACACAATCATTTAATTTCTGCTTCTCTCCATCCTCTACATGTTCCTGGCTATCTGCTACTTTGTCTCCTCCATCAGCTTGAGAGTCATCTAAATTGTTAGTCTTTTATTCAGGACCCTTATAAATAACTATCTCAGAACCTGCACTATCTTCTACTTGTTCTTGAATATCTACTACTTTGCCTCCTCCATCAGTAAATGTCTCTTGGGGATCATCTACATTGTTAATCTTTTCTTCAGGACCCTTGTAAATAACTATCTCAGTACACACACTTTCCTTCACATTCTCAGCCTGCATTCCAATATGTCCTTCTTCCCTAGTTACTTTCAAACTTTCATCAGATTTGTCAACATCTTCTGCCTCCTTGATTAAAACATCTGGCTCTTTGGGTGTCCCTACTGAGTCAGTAGGAGCCAAATACTTTGTGTTATCATTATCCACCCCTTCTTCGGCATTGTCATTCAAtacttcaaaattattttgaagTGGAACTCCTTCTGGGTGCTTGTCTTTCCCTGCATGACCCTCCTCTTTCCTCTTATTTCCTATGTTAGTAGCATTTGGATAAGTAGCAACTTTTCCACTAGACAACACCTTTggcaaattgtcacgacccatccccgtaggccgtgactagtgccgaactgggcacccctacgcgctcatttaccagattcagcatacagacgactcgtatataaatgaatatcagacgtggctccacactggtgcctacaaccatatatactgcatagaagccggcaaggctatcatgctatacataacgtaccaaagcatacatacacgcagccgatagggctgccacggcggatgggccgcccaaacacaattcacacaacgcgtccaaacaaaacagtacattacccacgtctatgtctacagacctctaatacggaacaacagaatcagatggcgggacagggccccgccgtaccctgaataaacataaacatatacatcggaagagtatgtacccaaaatgtcggctccggaacaaagggagcactccgaaccgcagaatggaagtcctacgccagtgggtcaccaaaacgtgagtctgtacctgcgggcatgaaacgcagcccccgaagaaagggggtcagtacgaaggatgtactgagtatgcaaagcatgaagtacagaaaacgaagtcataaccgaagtaccatgtacagaaggtgagcacaataaccagaataccaaagtgttgcatctgtcgtacaaatcatacataagaggttccggaagacaaatacggcaatcaaaatgccaaaatgctttgctttcttttgaagaacatttccgtctcatacacacagaaaatcaaacacacaattaccgcggccaaaagtccagcggtcactatcataCATACCGCGGCCAATTacccagcggttaacatcccaaacccgacataccgcggtcaggagtccagcagtcaatgtcgcagataccgcggtcaggagtctagcggtcaatgtcgcacataccgcggtcaggggtccagcggtcaatatcacatagtgcgcacaataatataacagGCCCGGGACTTGGCGAAAGGGGTAATAACACAATGCACGAGCGGAATCGTAaataaccatatgcatacaaatctctTACCACAACCCAACAGGATAATCAAAACAAACTGTTAGTTCAACACCGGAACAACAGTCAAATATGttataacctcaatgaaataatTAAACGACCATCTCATAGTAGTTGACGCAATagtcaaaagttttctttgaatACAGCACAAATATATCAAATAAAGCAATATAGGGAGATATCGAAatccgtgggcccaccttggtCAAGTTGAGGCGGCGTACCTAAATTGTGGTCATTAGGCCTTATGGGGTCATGTACGAAAGATTCAAGGCCATCCAATTCCGTTTGGGCAGGTATTAGATGTCTACCCAGTTGTTTCAGTAAAACATCAagtatctaattcaattctattgaatgaaaaaaggCCAAattcaagctcggatttctaggagtagagtcgtccccgaagCTCGTAACTTAGCCTAAcatacctagggcatgccaaaagaatgaaaagcaaagccttacataccttagttgcgccttacgctcgctcaaattcaattctcgtttcgcccaaaatctacaaatggtcatatttaccaattgtcattagcaagacttttagcattcaaatctttaattcattacttgtctacaaaattttgggcagcatttcccctataatttcgccgccccgagaatataactcggctcaaaatatcaacacaacacccataaCAATATCAAAAGCATCAACAGTTACTACAAAACCCATTCTGGCATGAATAGTCTTCCTTTCTTCATAATgccacaacttctactccaacttcatacttTCAAACTaggatcaacattttcatattcatccacaaattcaaggtcattcaaatgcaattcggacgcatttcacattattctacaaaatatacaaaagtcttaccaaaaccataatttatccaaaacttccAACCTTCGTCATAagcattcacaacacatttttttttatcgTCCAATTTCATcgacaacaatcataatttgcaccttaccactttcatttccatatttacataaactacaataaagttgcatattttcctacaacaaccttacaACAAATTTtacataacaacaagaaccatttatcttctattttcatcacaaggctacaacaacacaattaacatactaaataatttaattcatattccccCTCCAACTTgatgcacacggccaaacacccatatccacaacacacaaaattttcatacttttcattcatttctacatactataacatatataaatcttccataacataaaagaaacataaaatccttaccattttccaataagttctccttgccaccaaagtcactttcttgccaaaataattataccactttgtagagaatcttgaacttagtaggaatacaaggaaattataattcttgaatcaaagttgaaggctctaagatttttttttctttttctctttccctTGCCCTTGGCCGATTgcctctccctttttttttttgttcttgttcttactttttttttcttgaagcttctaaggaTAAACACACATATATAATGCTCACtttattaattagtcacatgaccaattttcatgggttgggccaagccttgatggccggccaccccctaaagtttgggcctaaatttttttccattttgttgagcccaactcattagaaatctcgttttgtaatttccgaaactcatttccg is drawn from Lycium barbarum isolate Lr01 chromosome 8, ASM1917538v2, whole genome shotgun sequence and contains these coding sequences:
- the LOC132607797 gene encoding uncharacterized protein LOC132607797; this translates as MKTLFWNIRSVNSQQAFHRVQMLHRHHKFSIIALMEPFQHVRNIQGFRRRLGMRYAHHNCNGKIWFFINDNINIEVIQDTDQQITVKLNFQEDNNILMTTMIYAKCEALERISLWDNLYNLADQMEVPWLVGGDFNVIMHEDEKIGGLPVYPDEYEDFAFCVNLSELFEVSFKGSLFTWWNGRAGRDCIFKRLDRMLTNSKLHDWFGHMEVEHLSRTGSDHAPFLLTCGNSSQHVRNPFRFLKFWIGHESFLEVVNQGWNTNFEADELITFKLKLKKVKSVLSEWSKATFGDIVKQLVAREDIVRVKEQLFEDDPSPANRMVLQLAQAELKKYMHYEKEFWRQKSHFTCFSEGDRNTRFSHNMVNGRRKRLQFTQEDISSNFSLLQHVPNMVTQEKNQILTSMPTLEDVKNAVFDLSGDSSGGPDGMIGAFYQVCWEIVGADVYNVVKVFFKGHTLPKSITHTNLVLIPKKNNVESFADMRPISLSKFINKVISRVVQNKLENVLPSLIFANQSGFVKGRCIIENVLLTQEVVSDIRLRGKPANVVLKLDKAKAYDRVSWDFLARVLRKMGFAEVFIDMIWRFIANNWYSFLFNGQASGFFHSTRGVKQGDPLSPALFILSAEVLSRALNSLFEDNGFRRYGMPKWSANLNHLSYADDTIIFSSADATSLQLIMGILQEYE